The following are encoded in a window of Brettanomyces bruxellensis chromosome 9, complete sequence genomic DNA:
- a CDS encoding uncharacterized protein (BUSCO:EOG092606UX) — protein sequence MSFQFPQAWGSNHDSTDSKDHLKIEKSELQRRRAEKILKSTNKLSFAGSFFTGRTGNSLASSSSQFMKTNRQGESSNGRLVHPPLNSSSPLLFASGCVTNMIEKDNSTPPIYDILSKYAVDNYNYKPNITLGPFSRFEKAEIYNIPDSIFRKYKSFDCITNMGVFPELQRAWLAIDDKLIIWNYSASSAPSSDLEYYTMDDFKSTILDVRLMKPKTNVFVNTVKYIILVSTVSHIRILAVQTSKEHVDISDTKMSVSTQGLLANKFVCYDRTGEVFFTGAGDNEGIWKLKYTSDDEWFSRNCSKECLTKSSMSTVLPSVLSNFTSFLGGSSDITSKAESIIELKLDQSRGILYTLSSKSIIKAYRLRTTKGMTTLGYKITKRPFDLLKELSTTTVNLKTPLLARNKIKIVNIFPISKDENRNLFLVAVTSSGCRIYLNGSTMYGDRLTLTANQTKFPPPDAKFYDEAEKKKQEQLLREQSFMGSNSAPLSSTSKSSITKNPVNNTMTVQDLKQAQETSQLLDELSKCLIISPGIFIGIAKGKRLFTSVPDYGILKSASQYIEDFELHDVFERIHSIVQLTPSFNATNTPEGYCNEFASQYTGLPLEFAVLTGTGIHVYRYRTPDLILNDSLNDLTFSEFSKKYGTEEACSSSLYLACKYGKSDSFRNLATKYFVSGGKNAKLTKKVQPSVNDVEMSDKLLALIILVSRLVRTFWGRVVFKLKPEVKFNRDGYINVESIRKMKSNKVILDGLNLTKKQLEYFLCSILILVKFFDENKKFLPALSSYGHSIDSSIWKEKESEVCLQAENMGFEAMIKMLNTVKEGLSFLTILVSDDSGAKSFEDLIHYLPLQSQVDLSCLTFSEFFASSDPYVSRLLKEILSSVINKSIASGNSVEVVANALQEKCGSFCSTGDVLIFKAIESLKKAKDYMNNNDGEMKMNYLRAAVKLLTETADSLSEEIITDCVNIMLHLEYYDGAVKFLLDVANTSKQIKLSEHYEKDISSQILKDTTMKNSYERRLNIYQLIFQILADVDKKAILSLEKASESTLSSTVDMIYSSVNSTSGQKKLNKFQTNAAFMDENGRLITQYSEIRDRCYKVCVSYDDRIFHYRFYEWFIANGVGERLLDLETPFILQFLISYGVRDLNIAKLLWVYYSRRHMYFDASKVLRSLALSDFDLDLPARIEFLSRANGFCRCISAQDLHKDVVILASDISDLISVSNLQDELVLTIKEDTRINNFAKKNAISVLNSKILSVSDLYNNYIDPLGYYELGLLTFKISDHRNAEDIRSKWESLFGKWYYLHLQKKDAENEPFYQILSGNFVLVGSKLSNTDVLFPIMDIFELLAKYMYSDEFSKRYNTPAGSIVDCFVGSGVPYDKLYYNLRNIIEATTFEVFKGYLKILDNEMCYLIKSWYKEDKTLRDAIPDSSMIRTMQSYSIKTDPIYEYIKSVGKLV from the coding sequence ATGTcatttcaatttcctcaAGCTTGGGGTTCTAATCATGATTCAACCGATAGTAAAGACCACCTGAAGATTGAAAAGTCGGAGTTGCAGCGCCGAAGAGCagagaaaattttgaagtcTACAAATAAGCTTTCATTTGCTGGATCGTTCTTTACCGGGAGAACTGGTAACTCATTGGCAAGTTCTTCTAGCCAATTCATGAAGACCAATCGACAAGGAGAATCGTCTAATGGCAGATTAGTTCATCCTCCTTTAAATTCatcttctcctcttctCTTTGCGTCTGGTTGCGTGACAAATatgattgaaaaagataacagTACACCACCAATATATGATATTCTCTCAAAATATGCCGTTGACAATTATAATTACAAGCCAAATATCACTTTAGGTCCATTTTCTCGTTTTGAGAAGGCTGAAATTTATAATATCCCGGATTCAATTTTTCGAAAGTACAAAAGCTTTGATTGTATCACGAATATGGGTGTTTTTCCTGAACTTCAGAGAGCATGGTTAGCTATTGATGACAAACTGATTATTTGGAATTATTCAGCCTCCTCAGCACCATCATCGGATCTAGAATATTACACTATGGATGACTTTAAAAGTACCATTCTTGATGTCAGGTTAATGAAACCAAAAACAAATGTCTTCGTAAATACAGTGAAATATATCATATTAGTTTCCACTGTATCGCACATTCGTATTCTTGCAGTACAGACATCGAAAGAACATGTTGATATCTCGGATACGAAAATGTCAGTTTCGACTCAAGGCTTGCTGGCTAACAAGTTTGTTTGCTATGATCGTACAGGTGAAGTATTTTTTACTGGTGCAGGAGATAATGAAGGGATTTGGAAATTAAAATACACCAGTGATGACGAGTGGTTTAGCAGGAATTGCTCTAAGGAATGCCTTACAAAATCAAGTATGTCAACTGTTCTGCCCTCAGTGTTATCAAACTTCACCAGTTTTCTTGGTGGCTCTTCTGATATAACGTCTAAGGCAGAGTCAATAATTGAACTCAAATTAGATCAATCCCGTGGAATTTTATACACGTTATCATCGAAATCAATTATTAAGGCCTATAGGCTGCGAACTACAAAGGGCATGACAACTTTGGGCTACAAAATTACAAAGCGGCCATTTGATTTGTTAAAAGAACTATCAACTACAACAGTGAATTTAAAGACGCCATTGTTAGCACgcaataaaatcaaaattgtCAATATTTTCCCTATATCGAAGGACGAGAATAGAAACTTATTTTTGGTCGCAGTAACAAGTTCTGGATGCAGAATATACTTGAATGGAAGCACTATGTATGGTGATAGGTTAACATTAACGGCAAATCAAACCAAATTTCCTCCCCCAGATGCTAAGTTTTATGATGaggcagaaaagaaaaagcaagaacAACTACTGCGAGAACAAAGCTTTATGGGATCCAATTCGGCTCCATTATCGTCCActtcaaaatcatcaattACAAAGAATCCAGTGAATAATACAATGACTGTTCAAGACTTAAAGCAAGCCCAAGAAACGTCGCAACTTCTTGATGAACTCTCTAAATGTCTGATTATTTCACCCGGAATATTTATTGGTATTGCGAAGGGAAAGAGGTTGTTTACTTCTGTTCCAGATTATGgtattttgaaaagtgCTTCGCAATATATCGAGGACTTCGAACTCCATGATGTTTTCGAGAGAATTCATTCAATTGTTCAATTGACACCTAGTTTTAATGCCACAAACACTCCGGAAGGATATTGCAATGAGTTTGCATCACAGTACACTGGTTTGCCTCTTGAATTTGCAGTTCTAACCGGTACAGGAATTCATGTTTACAGATACAGAACGCCAGATCTTATTCTTAATGATTCCCTAAATGATTTGACTTTCTCTgaattttccaaaaagtaTGGCACTGAAGAGGCatgttcatcttcattataCTTAGCTTGTAAGTATGGCAAATCCGATAGCTTCAGAAATCTGGCAACTAAGTATTTTGTTTCTGGTGGTAAGAATGCTAAATTGACCAAAAAGGTACAACCTTCAGTTAACGACGTTGAAATGAGTGATAAGTTGCTGGCcttaattattttagtGTCAAGACTTGTTCGAACATTTTGGGGAAGAGTTGTTTTTAAATTAAAGCCAGAAGTTAAATTCAATAGGGATGGTTACATCAATGTCGAATCTATtaggaaaatgaaaagcaatAAAGTTATTTTAGATGGTCTCAATCTTACAAAGAAACAGCTTGAGTACTTTCTTTGCTCTATTCTTATTCTGGTTAAGttttttgatgaaaataagaaatttcttcctgctctttcttcttatgGTCATTCCATAGATTCCTCTATAtggaaggaaaaagagtCGGAAGTTTGTTTGCAGGCAGAGAATATGGGTTTCGAGGCGATGATTAAGATGCTAAATACCGTTAAAGAGGGGCTCTCGTTCTTGACGATTTTGGTGAGTGATGATTCCGGAGCGAAATCATTTGaagatttaattcattACCTCCCTTTGCAATCTCAGGTTGACCTAAGCTGTCTAACATTTAGTGAATTTTTTGCTTCCTCTGATCCCTATGTTTCCCGACTACTTAAAGAGATTTTATCGTCCGTTATAAATAAGAGTATCGCTTCGGGAAATTCGGTGGAAGTTGTTGCCAATGCTTTACAAGAAAAATGTGGATCATTTTGCTCCACTGGTGATGttcttattttcaaagCCATTGAAAGCTTGAAAAAGGCCAAAGAttatatgaataataatgatggtgagatgaaaatgaactATTTGAGGGCTGCCGTTAAACTATTAACTGAGACCGCGGACTCGTTGTCGGAAGAGATTATTACTGATTGTGTGAACATAATGCTTCATCTAGAGTACTATGATGGTGCTGTGAAATTTCTTTTAGATGTGGCAAATACATCGAAACAAATCAAGTTGAGTGAACACTATGAAAAGGATATCTCAAGTCAGATATTGAAAGATACAACTATGAAAAATTCGTATGAACGGAGGTTAAATATATATCAgcttatttttcaaattttggcTGATGTTGACAAGAAAGCGATTTTGAGTTTAGAGAAAGCTTCAGAGAGCACACTCTCATCCACGGTGGATATGATATATTCTAGTGTGAATAGCACTTCGGGGCAGAAAAAGTTGAACAAGTTTCAAACAAATGCAGCGTTTAtggatgaaaatggaagaCTTATTACACAATATTCGGAAATTAGAGATCGTTGTTACAAGGTATGCGTTAGCTACGATGATAGAATCTTTCACTACAGGTTTTATGAGTGGTTCATAGCAAATGGTGTTGGTGAGCGGTTATTGGATCTTGAAACACCATTCATTCTTCAGTTTCTCATTTCTTATGGAGTGAGGGACCTTAATATTGCTAAGTTGCTTTGGGTTTATTATTCAAGAAGACATATGTACTTTGATGcttcaaaagttttgaGATCACTTGCGTTGTCGGACTTTGACCTTGATCTACCAGCAAGAATCGAGTTTCTTTCACGTGCAAATGGATTTTGTCGCTGTATCTCGGCACAAGACTTACATAAGGATGTTGTCATTCTCGCATCTGATATTTCCGACCTTATAAGCGTTTCAAACTTGCAAGATGAGTTAGTTTTGACGATTAAGGAAGATACTAGAATAAACAATTtcgccaaaaaaaatgccatCTCGGTTCTGAACTCCAAAATTTTGTCTGTGAGCGATCTTTACAATAATTACATTGATCCATTAGGTTATTATGAATTGGGTCTTTTGACATTTAAAATTTCTGATCATAGAAATGCTGAAGATATTCGAAGTAAATGGGAATCATTATTCGGGAAATGGTATTATTTacatcttcaaaagaaagatgctgAAAATGAACCATTTTATCAAATTTTGTCtggaaattttgttttggtGGGATCAAAGTTGAGTAACACCGATGTTCTGTTCCCAATTATGGATATATTTGAGCTATTGgcaaaatatatgtatagTGATGAATTTTCGAAGAGGTATAATACACCAGCAGGAAGCATTGTTGATTGCTTTGTTGGATCCGGAGTCCCTTACGATAAACTGTACTACAACTTGAGGAATATTATTGAGGCTACAACTTTCGAAGTCTTCAAGGGATATCTAAAAATTCTCGACAATGAAATGTGTTATCTCATTAAGAGCTGGtataaagaagataaaacgCTTCGGGATGCCATTCCTGATAGCAGCATGATAAGAACAATGCAATCTTATTCGATTAAGACTGATCCCATTtatgaatatataaaatCTGTTGGAAAGCTAGTGTAA